The Hevea brasiliensis isolate MT/VB/25A 57/8 chromosome 1, ASM3005281v1, whole genome shotgun sequence genome has a window encoding:
- the LOC131183229 gene encoding uncharacterized protein LOC131183229, translating to MPRRKKIPNQESSMYGRDHVVWTNEMDNVLINAMLEEDHKRNRPEGIWNTRAFDNMLQVLRAAFGLVIQKSNIKNQMKTLKRTFAECKDLFHGLSGFAWNPVTKLFEATFDVWEQLIQEKPEACKWMHTPINNYDKLYELYGNQRATGEYAESAREKVRRWQREGSSSQIDLNDTFENVIMSDSEFNWANEVTDNNMNSPEPSLHSQATSSRGSKRKVSMMEMLAKQYEMLNSGIEGVSEVLERGNAIAEKSLAILKSGRPHYYKDEELFTELELIEVHPDFVMTAYCYLSKNPSATRSFFGVSLARRLEWLMRVVNDK from the exons ATGCCAAGGAGGAAAAAGATTCCAAACCAAGAAAGTTCAATGTATGGAAGAGACCATGTAGTATGGACAAATGAAATGGACAATGTGTTGATAAATGCTATGTTGGAAGAAGATCATAAAAGGAATCGACCTGAAGGAATATGGAATACTAGAGCTTTTGACAATATGCTACAAGTGTTAAGGGCAGCATTTGGCCTTGTAATTCAAAAATCAAACATTAAGAATCAAATGAAGACCTTGAAGAGAACCTTTGCTGAGTGTAAGGATTTATTTCATGGTCTTAGTGGCTTTGCTTGGAATCCTGTAACAAAATTGTTTGAAGCAACTTTTGATGTTTGGGAGCAATTAATTCAG gaaAAACCGGAAGCATGCAAGTGGATGCATACACCAATTAATAATTATGACAAGCTATATGAGCTTTATGGTAACCAAAGAGCTACAGGTGAATATGCAGAAAGTGCAAGAGAAAAGGTTAGACGCTGGCAACGGGAGGGAAGTTCAtctcaaattgatttgaatgacacatttgaaaatgtcataatgtCTGACAGTGAGTTCAATTGGGCTAATGAGGTCACTGATAACAATATGAATAGTCCTGAACCTTCACTTCATTCTCAGGCCACTTCTTCTAGAGGTTCTAAACGCAAAGTTTCAATGATGGAAATGTTAGCAAAGCAATATGAAATGTTAAATAGTGGAATTGAAGGGGTGTCAGAAGTCTTGGAAAGAGGAAATGCTATTGCAGAAAAGTCTCTTGCAATTCTTAAAAGTGGTCGACCCCATTATTATAAAGATGAAGAGTTATTTACAGAGTTAGAATTAATAGAGGTCCATCCGGATTTCGTGATGACAGCTTATTGTTACCTTTCAAAAAATCCATCAGCAACAAGGTCATTTTTTGGTGTTTCACTTGCAAGGCGTTTGGAATGGTTGATGAGAGTTGTGAATGACAAGTGA
- the LOC110668985 gene encoding acetylserotonin O-methyltransferase: MTGREEEEEDEEAQAEVDMWKYIFGFANVAAVKCAIELGVADAIQNHHSPITLYELSNKLGCAPSPLHRIMRFLVHNNIFKQKPIVDGTIGYVQTPLSRRLLGRGENSMESLFLLESSPVMLKPWHFLNDRVRLDGNTAAFEAAHGNDIWKYAAVNPDYSKLIDDAMACHARMDVPRMIERCPEVFDGIKTLVDVGGGNGTTLSMLVKACPWILGINFDLPHVLSTAPEYDGIRHVGGDMFQSVPKADAAFLMWVLHNWNDDECIQILKKCKEAIPKDNGKVIMVEVVVGEAKDDKLEFVRLTLDMVMMAHTDSGKERTSKEWEYILGKAGFSRHTIRPIGEVHSVIEAFP, translated from the exons ATGAcaggaagagaagaagaagaagaagatgaagaggcaCAAGCAGAAGTGGACATGTGGAAATACATATTTGGGTTTGCCAATGTTGCAGCAGTCAAGTGTGCTATTGAGCTTGGAGTAGCTGATGCCATTCAAAATCATCATAGCCCTATCACCCTGTATGAGCTATCAAACAAGCTTGGATGTGCTCCATCCCCTCTTCATCGGATCATGAGGTTCTTGGTTCATAACAATATTTTCAAACAGAAACCCATTGTGGATGGCACTATTGGCTATGTGCAAACACCTCTTTCTCGCCGTTTGCTCGGCCGGGGAGAGAACAGCATGGAATCTCTGTTTTTGCTAGAAAGCAGCCCGGTGATGCTTAAGCCATGGCATTTTCTAAACGATCGTGTCCGACTGGACGGAAATACTGCAGCGTTTGAGGCGGCTCACGGCAACGACATATGGAAATATGCAGCTGTAAATCCTGATTATAGCAAGCTAATTGACGATGCAATGGCTTGTCATGCTAGGATGGATGTACCTAGAATGATTGAAAGGTGTCCAGAGGTGTTTGATGGGATAAAAACTCTGGTAGATGTTGGTGGTGGTAATGGGACTACTCTGAGCATGTTGGTTAAAGCTTGTCCTTGGATTCTGGGAATTAATTTTGATCTTCCTCATGTACTCTCCACTGCACCAGAATATGATGGCATTAGGCATGTTGGCGGTGACATGTTCCAAAGTGTTCCAAAAGCTGATGCCGCTTTTCTCATG TGGGTTCTGCACAATTGGAACGATGATGAATGCATACAGATCCTAAAGAAATGTAAAGAAGCAATTCCAAAGGATAATGGGAAGGTGATAATGGTTGAAGTTGTGGTGGGTGAAGCAAAAGACGACAAGCTTGAGTTCGTTAGGCTTACGCTGGACATGGTGATGATGGCTCATACTGACTCGGGTAAAGAGAGGACCTCTAAGGAATGGGAATATATACTTGGGAAGGCTGGTTTTAGCCGCCACACTATAAGACCCATCGGAGAAGTGCATTCTGTTATTGAGGCCTTTCCTTGA